In Bacteroidota bacterium, the following are encoded in one genomic region:
- a CDS encoding class I SAM-dependent methyltransferase, whose amino-acid sequence MTDKLSATSPKKNIWRSIRGRAINWYVDTYNAIRSGHTNTGTASGISAFEEIQQHARKRSDINEHLAMLFAETIRMRPKLIVEMGVRGGESTFAFERAAQFSDATLLSIDIDDCESASSYPHWHFLQADDIAFSKEFPAWCKNQGIEPKVEVMFIDTSHFYDHTVQEIEHWFPYLADHAIVFFHDTNMQDIYRRRDGSLGRGWQNDRGVIRAVEDYFKKSFDETRDFVHVEPGWIIRHYAHNSGMTVLERIAETDTAKQ is encoded by the coding sequence ATGACTGACAAGCTCTCAGCTACTTCCCCAAAGAAAAACATCTGGCGTTCCATCCGCGGCCGTGCAATCAACTGGTATGTTGATACATACAACGCAATCCGCAGCGGCCATACCAATACAGGTACAGCTTCTGGCATCAGTGCATTTGAAGAAATCCAGCAGCATGCCCGCAAGCGGTCAGACATCAACGAACATCTGGCCATGCTTTTTGCTGAGACAATCCGCATGCGCCCCAAACTCATTGTGGAGATGGGCGTGCGCGGTGGAGAAAGCACCTTTGCTTTTGAGCGTGCTGCCCAATTCTCCGACGCAACCTTGCTGAGCATCGACATTGATGACTGCGAAAGTGCCTCTTCGTATCCCCACTGGCATTTTCTCCAGGCAGACGACATTGCCTTCTCCAAAGAATTCCCTGCGTGGTGCAAAAATCAGGGCATCGAGCCGAAGGTTGAGGTGATGTTTATCGACACCAGCCATTTCTACGACCACACCGTTCAGGAAATTGAACATTGGTTTCCTTACCTCGCCGATCATGCAATCGTCTTTTTTCATGACACCAACATGCAGGATATTTACAGGCGTCGAGACGGCTCACTTGGGCGAGGTTGGCAAAACGACCGTGGGGTTATTCGGGCTGTCGAAGACTATTTTAAGAAGTCGTTTGACGAGACCCGTGATTTTGTGCACGTTGAACCCGGCTGGATTATCCGACACTACGCCCACAATAGCGGCATGACCGTGTTAGAACGCATCGCTGAGACGGACACGGCCAAACAGTAA
- a CDS encoding glycosyltransferase family 2 protein, with protein sequence MDVSVIIVSYNTYTFTHEAVASAFSATKDLDIEVIVVDNNSPDESAPRLKAAFANQNLRLTIIENEENAGFSAANNQGAAIASGRHLFFLNPDTIVHEGAINALAEFIAQHPKAGAVGPHVLNTDGTNQVSVAYFTSGWRILKHHLPFLNVFDGSAAERYPQKTKPVEVVKGCAIMIHRDTLKAVGGWDERYFMYSEETELCLALHNAGYTNYFIKEACITHHGGQSSMAYYAEQQVVQQRSALQFLRRHHGLTTRMIHRISGLIGFGARALIFPIAAILRPSQAAGYKLRGEAASRLFRWFLIEYA encoded by the coding sequence ATGGATGTTTCGGTCATCATTGTTAGCTACAACACCTACACCTTTACACACGAGGCTGTAGCGTCTGCTTTCAGTGCAACCAAAGACCTGGACATCGAAGTCATCGTGGTTGACAACAATTCTCCAGATGAAAGTGCCCCGCGATTAAAGGCAGCTTTTGCTAACCAAAACCTGCGGCTGACCATCATTGAAAACGAGGAAAACGCCGGCTTCTCCGCAGCAAACAACCAGGGAGCAGCGATCGCCAGCGGCCGGCACCTGTTTTTCCTGAACCCCGATACCATTGTGCACGAAGGGGCAATTAATGCCCTCGCCGAGTTCATTGCGCAACACCCAAAAGCCGGTGCGGTAGGACCGCACGTGCTCAATACAGATGGCACCAACCAGGTCAGCGTAGCCTATTTCACAAGCGGATGGCGAATTCTCAAACACCATCTGCCCTTCTTAAACGTGTTTGACGGCTCCGCTGCAGAACGCTACCCGCAAAAGACCAAGCCCGTTGAAGTTGTTAAAGGATGCGCCATCATGATCCACCGCGATACCTTAAAAGCTGTTGGCGGCTGGGATGAACGGTATTTCATGTATTCTGAGGAAACAGAACTCTGCCTCGCCCTGCACAATGCCGGCTACACAAATTACTTTATCAAAGAGGCCTGCATCACGCACCACGGCGGCCAAAGCTCGATGGCCTATTACGCCGAACAACAGGTTGTGCAACAGCGCAGCGCACTCCAGTTTCTTCGCAGGCATCACGGCCTTACAACCCGGATGATACATCGTATAAGTGGACTTATTGGATTTGGCGCGCGCGCCCTTATTTTTCCGATTGCAGCCATCCTGCGTCCTTCGCAGGCCGCGGGCTACAAACTACGCGGTGAAGCAGCCAGCAGGCTATTTCGCTGGTTTCTGATCGAATATGCCTAA
- a CDS encoding glycosyltransferase, whose translation MSTKPVFYFTRMLPAYRIPILERLNERLDGRLVVCHGQPPQGNPVLMKDIESTFQRETLTNYWYKDTTVHLQFYRKVFKKHGPPSVVLAEESPRSVMLPGLLRRARKVGAGRVLWGIFYSVHRPFSAKHPLQRYRIAMANRVEACACYAKQSRTYLQPHVAPEKLFVAQNTMDTNTLFALRNTLEAEGKAAVRLRLGIPADHDVFVFVAQLVARKGTRELIEIFESYQRTKPATLIVIGGGPERENMETLVAKKQLQHVQFLGAISDLHASAPYIFAADIMLQPGYVGLVVNHAFALGVPVVTQEAPGNLPFHGPEVESIEHGSNGMIVARNNMEAMQAALKQVTHNQEVFSQAATTYAETKLTMDNQVDGLIAAIAHAEQTKKS comes from the coding sequence ATGTCCACCAAACCTGTTTTTTATTTCACCCGGATGTTGCCCGCATACCGCATTCCGATTTTGGAGCGGTTGAACGAGCGCCTGGATGGCCGGCTTGTCGTATGTCATGGCCAGCCCCCACAGGGCAATCCGGTACTGATGAAGGACATCGAGAGTACGTTCCAGCGCGAAACCCTCACCAATTACTGGTATAAAGACACCACAGTACATCTGCAATTTTACCGCAAGGTCTTTAAAAAACACGGCCCCCCTTCGGTTGTCCTTGCAGAAGAATCGCCGCGTTCTGTGATGTTACCCGGCCTGCTGCGGCGCGCACGAAAGGTAGGTGCCGGCCGCGTGCTTTGGGGTATTTTCTACTCCGTACACCGCCCATTCTCAGCCAAACATCCGCTTCAACGGTATCGGATTGCAATGGCCAACCGGGTAGAAGCATGCGCCTGTTACGCCAAACAATCCCGCACGTACCTGCAACCACACGTAGCACCAGAGAAACTGTTTGTGGCGCAGAACACCATGGATACCAACACCCTCTTTGCCTTACGCAACACCCTGGAGGCAGAAGGTAAAGCAGCGGTTCGTTTAAGACTTGGGATCCCCGCCGACCACGACGTATTTGTGTTTGTAGCACAACTGGTCGCGCGCAAAGGGACCCGTGAACTCATTGAGATTTTCGAATCCTACCAACGCACCAAACCAGCAACCCTGATTGTAATTGGAGGCGGACCGGAGCGGGAAAACATGGAAACCCTCGTTGCAAAAAAACAATTACAACATGTTCAATTCCTCGGCGCCATATCCGACTTGCATGCTTCAGCACCCTATATTTTTGCAGCAGACATCATGTTACAACCTGGGTATGTAGGACTGGTTGTCAATCATGCGTTTGCGCTTGGTGTGCCCGTCGTAACCCAGGAAGCACCTGGCAACCTGCCATTTCATGGCCCTGAAGTTGAATCTATAGAACATGGCAGCAACGGGATGATCGTTGCACGCAATAACATGGAAGCCATGCAGGCAGCCCTGAAACAAGTAACCCACAACCAGGAGGTGTTTTCACAGGCTGCCACAACGTACGCTGAAACCAAATTGACAATGGACAATCAGGTAGATGGCCTGATAGCCGCCATTGCGCACGCTGAGCAAACGAAGAAGAGCTGA
- a CDS encoding flippase — translation MAKSLIKNISWLGFGSAIVRPIWFVFITYVVYDTIGTSQYGLITAALSLMAILIGIASIGTSQLTIREVARDNSQADQYLTNLLPVRLLLGILCLTLGLAISQWLTDQKALSAAVRQEYMLAYAFAGCYALALNLTEFCRSFYRAHETLRDEAISIIIEKVLTVSLGTFVLLRWPSAAGALAGIATGMGITLLLNLAWVSYKFAQFKLRWLDRTFIQNGIKRALPLGLVSIFVLIYFRTDSVMLQSIQGDEATGQYGIAFRVLEALLLFPGIIVAVLLPRLSTLFAGEVGAEFNRLLNKSIWILVGFGLTAALTLSVLAPFIVGILEKGPAAIPATKALRILVWTFPFASVNYLYSTALTAADDQNVLAWILGIAVLFNISLNAVLIPTHSLYGASFATLLTQLFVMLAMIIRYRRRHASND, via the coding sequence ATGGCGAAAAGCCTGATAAAAAACATATCCTGGCTTGGCTTTGGCAGTGCAATTGTGCGTCCGATCTGGTTCGTTTTCATCACCTATGTCGTGTACGACACCATCGGCACCAGCCAGTACGGACTCATCACGGCAGCGTTGTCCCTCATGGCAATTCTGATTGGCATCGCAAGTATCGGCACCTCGCAGTTGACCATTCGGGAAGTGGCGCGCGACAACTCACAGGCCGACCAATATCTCACGAATTTACTACCTGTAAGGCTCTTGCTGGGTATCCTCTGCCTCACCCTGGGGCTCGCAATCAGCCAGTGGCTTACAGACCAGAAAGCATTATCCGCTGCAGTCAGGCAAGAATACATGCTGGCATATGCTTTTGCAGGATGTTATGCGCTCGCGCTCAACCTTACCGAATTCTGTAGAAGTTTTTACCGTGCCCACGAAACGCTGCGGGATGAAGCTATATCGATCATTATTGAAAAGGTGCTTACGGTCAGCCTCGGTACATTTGTGCTCTTGCGTTGGCCATCCGCAGCCGGCGCACTTGCGGGAATAGCCACCGGCATGGGCATTACCCTCTTGCTCAACCTTGCCTGGGTCAGCTACAAATTTGCGCAATTCAAGCTAAGATGGCTGGATCGCACCTTTATTCAAAATGGTATCAAACGGGCACTGCCACTGGGACTCGTGAGCATCTTTGTCCTGATTTATTTCAGAACAGACAGCGTGATGCTGCAATCTATCCAGGGCGACGAAGCCACAGGACAATACGGGATTGCGTTCCGGGTACTTGAAGCGCTGTTGCTCTTCCCCGGAATAATCGTTGCTGTTTTACTGCCCCGCCTTTCTACCCTGTTTGCCGGCGAGGTTGGCGCAGAATTTAACCGCTTACTCAACAAGAGCATCTGGATACTTGTCGGCTTTGGCCTCACTGCAGCCCTTACCTTGAGCGTTCTGGCACCATTCATTGTGGGCATTCTCGAAAAGGGGCCGGCGGCAATACCAGCAACCAAAGCACTACGCATTCTAGTATGGACCTTCCCTTTTGCCAGCGTGAACTACCTTTATAGCACTGCGTTAACCGCTGCTGACGATCAAAACGTATTGGCGTGGATACTCGGTATTGCCGTACTATTCAATATATCGCTCAATGCTGTGCTCATTCCCACGCACTCCCTGTATGGAGCCAGCTTTGCAACCCTGCTTACGCAATTGTTTGTGATGCTGGCCATGATCATCAGATATCGCCGGCGACATGCCAGCAACGATTAA
- a CDS encoding glycosyltransferase family 4 protein: MRILVHDFGGYAFPVQLSEALHTRGYEVVHMYCDSHQTTPPGVTEAANSNAGFRIEAISLPTPLNKYNLVKRWQQERLYGRLAAAAIASLQPDVVLSANTPLDAQIKIQRTCAAHSIPFVFWLQDLISIATNQILSQKIPVAGHMVGALYTALEKKLLQRSDAIVAITDGFSNQLRRWSVDMQRVVTIPNWAPINRIPVTDKRNAWAQAQRLDNAFCFMYTGTLGMKHNPAFLLELAKAFRNQNDVRVVVVSQGKGASWLATEKEKLHLDNLLLYPYQPADQLPQVLGTADVLVALLDAKAGAFSVPSKVLTYLCAQRPLLLALPKDNQAATLVKTINAGLITGSEDKQAFIAGAQQLYADQAQRNTLGQHARAHAKEAFSIEKICTAFEEALNHAINKPTS; this comes from the coding sequence ATGCGCATCCTGGTTCACGACTTTGGGGGATATGCGTTTCCTGTGCAACTAAGCGAGGCACTGCATACGCGTGGATATGAGGTCGTTCACATGTACTGTGACTCTCACCAAACCACACCACCCGGCGTAACCGAGGCAGCAAATTCGAATGCCGGATTCAGGATAGAGGCCATCAGTTTGCCCACACCGCTTAACAAATACAACCTCGTAAAGCGATGGCAGCAGGAGCGCCTTTATGGCCGGCTGGCGGCGGCAGCGATTGCATCGCTCCAACCCGATGTGGTGCTCTCAGCCAACACGCCGCTGGATGCACAAATCAAAATTCAACGTACCTGCGCTGCACACAGCATCCCCTTTGTCTTCTGGCTACAAGACCTCATCAGCATCGCTACCAATCAGATTCTAAGCCAAAAAATCCCTGTAGCCGGCCATATGGTGGGCGCACTGTATACTGCGCTCGAAAAGAAACTGCTGCAACGAAGTGACGCGATTGTTGCAATTACTGATGGGTTCTCTAACCAGTTACGGCGTTGGTCTGTTGACATGCAGCGCGTTGTAACCATTCCCAACTGGGCGCCCATCAACCGCATCCCTGTGACAGATAAACGTAATGCCTGGGCACAGGCGCAAAGGCTTGATAATGCTTTTTGCTTCATGTATACCGGTACACTGGGCATGAAACACAATCCGGCATTTTTGCTCGAACTGGCAAAAGCGTTTCGCAACCAGAACGATGTACGCGTTGTGGTTGTATCACAGGGCAAAGGCGCCAGTTGGCTGGCAACAGAGAAGGAAAAACTACATCTCGACAACCTGCTGCTTTATCCCTATCAGCCGGCAGACCAGTTGCCCCAGGTACTGGGTACTGCAGACGTATTAGTGGCGCTCCTCGACGCAAAAGCCGGCGCCTTCTCGGTCCCGTCCAAAGTGCTTACGTATTTGTGCGCGCAACGTCCACTCTTGCTGGCGTTACCAAAAGACAACCAGGCGGCAACCCTGGTTAAAACAATCAATGCCGGCCTCATCACAGGCAGCGAAGACAAGCAGGCATTCATTGCCGGCGCCCAACAACTTTATGCCGACCAGGCGCAACGTAACACCCTGGGCCAGCATGCCCGTGCCCATGCGAAAGAAGCATTCTCTATCGAAAAAATCTGTACTGCATTTGAGGAGGCCCTGAACCACGCCATCAACAAACCGACATCCTGA